The genomic DNA TGAGCTACACCCGCGTTCCGGCATCAATTAGGGCGCGCCGCCGGGGTTGTCGAGATGGCCGTCATGCGCTTTGTGGGCAGGCAAATCGAACCTTTGCCGCCCGGCCGGCGTTCAGGACAGCGGACATGACACGCATCTTCCACGTTTCCGATCTCCATTTCGGCAAGGCCGACCATGCCGCGCTCGACTGGTTCGCAGCGACGGTGGAGGCGGAGCGGCCCAATGCGGTGGTCTGCACCGGTGATCTCACGATGCGGGCGCGCTCGGCCGAGTTCGAAGCGGCGGCGAAGTGGCTGGAGGCGCTGCCGGTGCCGGTCTCGGTGGAACCAGGCAACCACGATCTTCCCTATTTCAACCCGTTCGAGCGGTTCGTTCGGCCCTATCGCCGCTTCGGCCGCGTCCAGAAGCTGGTCGAGCGGCCCCTGGATTTGAAGGGCGTGTCGATCGTCCCGCTGCGCACCACCGCGCGCGCGCAATGGCGGCACAATTGGTCGTGGGGCGTGGTCAACAAGGACAGCTTGCGCAAAGCCGTCGAACTGCTCGCCAGCGCCGATCCCGATCACATCTGCATCGTCGCCGCGCATCATCCGCTGGTCGACAAGCAGGGGCTGGAATCGAGCGGACGCACGCTGCGCGGGCGCGCGGCGCTCAAGATCTTGGCGGAAGCGGGGGCGCATGCAGTGATCTCGGGCCATGTCCACGATCCGTTCGATATCGCGCATGCGATCGGCGATCGCCAGATCCGCATGATCGGCGCGGGTACGCTTTCCGAACGCACGCGATCTACGCGGCCCTCGTTCAACGAACTGGTCGCCGAGGGCGGCCGGCTGGAGCTGAAACTCAGGGTTATGGACTGAGGGGCCACCTCGAACCGCCGTCATGCTGAACTTGTTTCAGCATCCCTCTCGATGAAAGTCGCGACCGTCTCCGGCATGGACCCTGAAACAAGTTCAGGGTGACGATGGCGGTTATGGCTGCGGCTTGTGGTGACGGGTTGAACGCCAATGCCGCTGTTCCCCGGCGAAAGCCGGGGCCCAGTCTGTGTCGGACGGCGGCCATTGGGCCCCGGCTTTCGCCGGGGAACATTAGGCCGCCTTCAGCACCAGCGCGCCGTCGCCCTCGTCGACCTTCACCGTCGATCCGTCGCGCACCTCGCCTCTGAGAATCTTGTCGGCGAGCGGGTCCTGCAGATATTTCTGCACCGCGCGCTTCAAGGGCCGCGCGCCGTAGACCGGATCGTAGCCGACCCGGCCGAGCCACGCCCGCGCGCCGTCGGTGAGATCGAGCGTGATCTTGCGGTCCTTGAGCAGCCGCTGGACGCGCGCGACCTGGATGTCGACGATCGGCGCCATGTGCCCCGCCGCCAGCCGGTGGAACAGGATGATCTCGTCCAGCCGGTTGAGGAATTCGGGCCGGAAGTGGCCGCGTACCACCTCCATCACCTGCGGCTCGACATCGGCCACCGCCTGATCGTCACCGAGCCCGGCGAGATACTGGCTGCCGAGGTTCGAAGTCAGGATGATGAGCGTGTTGGTGAAATCGACCGTGCGGCCCTGCCCGTCGGTAAGGCGCCCGTCGTCGAGCACCTGGAGCAGGATGTTGAACACGTCCGCGTGCGCCTTCTCGACCTCGTCGAACAACACGACCTGATAGGGGCGGCGGCGGACGGCCTCGGTGAGCACGCCGCCTTCCTCATAGCCGACATAGCCCGGCGGCGCGCCGACCAGCCGCGCGACGCTGTGCTTCTCCATGAACTCGCTCATGTCGACGCGCACCATCGCGGCATCGTCGTCGAACAGGAAACCGGCGAGCGCGCGGGTGAGCTCGGTCTTGCCGACGCCGGTCGGTCCCAGGAACAGGAACGAGCCGAGCGGCCGGTTGGGATCCTGGAGGCCCGCACGGGCGCGGCGGACGGCGGCGGAGACGGCCTTCACCGCATCCTCCTGGCCGATCACGCGCTTGCCGATGATCGCTTCCATCTGGAGCAATTTCTCCCGCTCGCCCTCCAGCATCCGGTCGACCGGAATGCCGGTCCAGCGGCTGACGACCGACGCGATGTCCTCGGCGGTGACTTCCTCGC from Allosphingosinicella indica includes the following:
- a CDS encoding metallophosphoesterase family protein, producing MTRIFHVSDLHFGKADHAALDWFAATVEAERPNAVVCTGDLTMRARSAEFEAAAKWLEALPVPVSVEPGNHDLPYFNPFERFVRPYRRFGRVQKLVERPLDLKGVSIVPLRTTARAQWRHNWSWGVVNKDSLRKAVELLASADPDHICIVAAHHPLVDKQGLESSGRTLRGRAALKILAEAGAHAVISGHVHDPFDIAHAIGDRQIRMIGAGTLSERTRSTRPSFNELVAEGGRLELKLRVMD